Proteins encoded in a region of the Nicotiana tomentosiformis chromosome 9, ASM39032v3, whole genome shotgun sequence genome:
- the LOC104114914 gene encoding uncharacterized protein — translation MKTLNTEHNCGVAYDNNTVDFSTIAQYFKLKLQDNPKCNVKEMMADLKRVFELNISHDKCKRVKRMVLESLDGSFSNEYNKLEAYVIELRDSNPGSNVVINLSKNTLEEGTRRFLRMYICFQALKIGFKLGLRPFIGLDSTFLKGKAKGQLLVAVGQDSQNHFYPLAWAVVDKRTKNIWNWFLQLLQHSLDLKDGERITFMSDMQKGLIDGVRTVLPHSQHRYCVRHIEANWCKIYNTGESKKLLWWCAWSTYEKEFKD, via the exons ATGAAGACATTAAATACAGAACATAATTGTGGTGTTGCTTATGATAACAATACCGTTGATTTCAGTACCATTGCACAGTATTTCAAGCTTAAATTACAGGATAATCCTAAGTGTAATGTAAAGGAGATGATGGCAGATTTGAAGAGGGTTTTTGAACTAAATATTAGTCATGATAAGTGTAAGAGAGTAAAGAGAATGGTCTTGGAAAGCTTAGATGGTAGCTTTAGTAATGAGTACAACAAACTTGAAGCTTATGTAATTGAATTGAGAGATAGTAATCCAGGCAGTAATGTGGTTATAAACCTTTCAAAGAATACACTTGAAGAAGGAACAAGAAGATTTTTGAGGATGTATATTTGCTTTCAAGCTTTAAAGATTGGTTTCAAGTTAGGGTTGAGACCTTTTATTGGTCTAGATAGCACTTTCTTAAAGGGGAAAGCTAAGGGCCAACTGCTAGTGGCTGTTGGACAGGATTCACAGAACCATTTCTACCCTTTGGCTTGGGCAGTTGTTGATAAAAGGACAAAGAATATATGGAACTGGTTCCTGCAGTTGCTTCAACATTCTCTGGACCTCAAGGATGGGGAAAGAATTACCTTCATGTCAGACATGCAAAAG GGATTAATTGATGGTGTTAGAACTGTCCTTCCTCATTCACAACATAGATATTGTGTTAGACATATTGAGGCTAACTGGTGCAAGATATACAATACTGGTGAAAGCAAAAAACTACTTTGGTGGTGTGCATGGTCTACTTATGAGAAGGAATTCAAGGACTAA